The Glaciimonas sp. PCH181 nucleotide sequence ATGCCGGACACCAGAATGACAAATGTCTGTCCGATTGCGACGATGCCGACGACCACCGATTGATCCATCAGGTTGAATAGATTTCCCAGCGAGAAGAAATGCGAGGACAAGCTGGATAACGCAATCGAGAGCAAGGCGAGCACGGCAAACATGCGCAGTTCAAGCTGATAACGATGCACGAAGCCGTAACTACGGCGAGTAGAGGTAAGTGCGGAACTGCTCATGTGGTGACATCCTTGTTTAAAGCGGCAATGTGAAGTTGACCAATATCGTTACGGTCCATGGTGTCGATGATGATATGTCTGAGTTGCGCTGCATCCGGGGATGCCTTGGTACTTGCACTGACGACTGGCAAGGTCACCCCCAGATAGCCAAAACTATGGCCGCCTTGGTTGCTCAGGGCAAAAAACGTCGACCGCAGCGATCCATCTTGGGTGAATATGCCGGTCATGTTTTCGCTACCGGCACACGCCAATGCCGTGGGAATTGCAGTCTGTGCAATGGACGGAAAATGCTTGCTGCTGAATCCCGGATCGCCCTTGTCAGCATCAACGAGGTCGAAGCAATACACCCGCCCCTCCTCGATCTGCATCCAACAGGCACTGCCGCCGCACAAGTGTGCCATGGCCTGCAACACCTTGCGGATGCCTTGGGCGGATGAGCGCGGTGTGGAGAACATGGTCAGTACTTCGGGGTTGAGCAGGTCGGCATCGGCTTCGGCCACCGAGACACCATCGCTCAACACGACGATGCGATCGGATATGCCCAGTACTTCCTCGAAATCGGAAGACACCACCACCACCCCAATACCGCTGGCGGCGATTTTGCGGATGATCTGATACAAGGTGTTGCGCGTGCCGATATCGACGCCGCGCGTCGGTTCGTCCAACAACAGCAGGCGTGGCTCCAGCAGCAACCAGCGTGCCAGAATCACTTTCTGCTGTTGGCCGCCGCTCAAGCCGAGCATCGGTGCGATCAGGATATGCTCTGGCATATCCAGTTCGTCGAGCAGTTGCGAGATGCGCGCAGCATGCTGCCGATAACCCAGTCCCGGACTTTTATCGGCGCCGAGGTGGGCCAGCAACAAATTTTCCTGCACCGTAAAATCGGGAATGATGCCCTGGCGTCGCCGGTCTTCACCGATCATCCCGATACCCTGACGCGTGGCCTGGGCTGGCGTACGAAAGCGCACAGGCTGACCCAGATAATGAATGCTGCCGCCATCCATTGGCCTGAGTCCGAAGATGGTTTCCAAGGTTTCTGAGCGCCCGGCGCCGACCAGACCCGCCAAGCCGACGATCTCACCGGCGCGCACGCTGAACGACACATCCCGTACCGCCTTGCCGGAACGCAGATTGCGGACCTCCAGCAAGATCTTTTTCTCCGGAACGGCATGGTCCGCAGCAAAGGATAACTGCAAGGCACCCACACGCGCTTCGTTGCGGTCATACAGATTGCCGATCTCCCGCCCGACCATGCGTTGTATCAGTTCGTTGGGCGTGATTTCCGCTGTCACCAGATCGCTCGCCACAGTTCGCCCTTCGCGCATCACGGTGATGCGGTCGGTAATGTCGAAGATCTCTTCCAGTCGATGCGACACAAATACCATCGCCTTGCCGCGCTCGCGCAGCAGCCGCATGATGGCGAACAGCCGATCGACTTCCGGCGGCGAGAACGACGCGGTTGGTTCGTCAAAAATAATCAGTTCCGAATCTTGCTGCAAGGCGCGACCGATTTCGATGATCTGACGCTGCGCCATGGAGAGATCGCCGGCACGTTGTTGCAACGGCAAATGCTCGGCTTGTCCCAGATCCTCCAACACTTGAATCGCTTTGCGCTTCATTGCGCGCCAATCGAGTCGCTCGCGCTGGCCAAAATCCGGCAAGCAAAGATTTTCCATCACGTTCAGATCAGGGGCGATGCTGGTCTCTTGCATCACCAGCGAAATGCCGCCACGCATGGCTTCACGCGGACTGCCGAAATCGACTTGCGCGCCCTTGTAGGCATAGCTACCGGCGCTGCGGCGGATATGTCCGCTGATGATACGTGCCAGCGTTGACTTGCCGGCGCCGTTGACGCCGACCAGTGCATGTACCTCGCCGGTACGCAGTGTGATCGCGCCCTGCTTGAGCGCTTGCACGGTGCCAAACAATTTGGTGACGTCTTCTAGCCGGACAATTTCGATGGGAGCGTTCATTGGCCGAGACTCTTTCTGATCAACGTGAGGGCAACCTGTACCGTTTCATAGGGGCCGAGCTGCAACGATGACGAAGCGTCAGCCTGCCAAGCTGGAGCGCTGCTGTCACTGTTGTTGCCGACTTGCCATTGACGCCGCCGCACGTCCTTGCTGCCAAGGGGCAGCGACAGGCTGAACTCCAGCACCTCTGCCGACGTGTTGGCAAACCACAGTAACAATGTGTCCCCTGAACGTACCGCATGGGCGTAAGGACGCCGCCCATCGCGACCTGATGTCACGGTCAGCGGCTGCAATGTCGCTGGCTGCGGCTGCGGCTGCGCCAACGATTGCAGTAAATAAAACAACGGTGTCGGTTTGCCGTCGATCAGCACGCCGCGCGGACCAACCAGCTCCGACAGCGCAATATGCGTAGCGCCGTTAAGTGCGAACTGCGAGAAATATGCCAAATTCCACGCCGCCGCAAACAATCCACGCTGGCGTGGGTCGTTATCGGTGAGACAAATACGGTCCGCTTGATCGTCATTGCGACTGGATGACGCGGCGCTGCCGTAGGGATTGTCGCGCACAGCAATGCTGCTGGGACCGACGCGAAAGCGCAACGTCGGATAAAGTGCTTGCCCACTGCGAGCGATGTACGGCAAGGTCGACAGCGTTTCCATCACGGAGCGGTCATCCGCCGCATGGACAATCGGGCAAGTGGTGAAACTCACGTAATCCAGCAATTCCGCGGCGGGACGCTTGCGATTGAATTCGGTGAAAAAGGCAAAGCTGCCTGCGCCCACTGCCACGCCGGGAAACAAAACCCGCGCTGTCGAGAGCATAGTCTCGAACGAAGGGCTCGACGGCCATGGGCTGCCCGGCAAGACCGCTTTGAGGTCGGCGGCACTGCTCAGTTGCAGTGACTGCGGCGCCGATTTCAGATGCTTTGCCACAGCAGATAATTGGTCTTTCACCGCCTGCGGTGAAGGATCGTTGGACAGCACGATTTCCAGTACATGAGGTACGCCGGAATCACGGCTTAAGTCGGCAAAACCTTGCAAGGCAACGGCGATGTCATCGCTGCGCAGATCCAGGCAAGCAATGAAATACGAGACGCCCA carries:
- a CDS encoding sugar ABC transporter ATP-binding protein, yielding MNAPIEIVRLEDVTKLFGTVQALKQGAITLRTGEVHALVGVNGAGKSTLARIISGHIRRSAGSYAYKGAQVDFGSPREAMRGGISLVMQETSIAPDLNVMENLCLPDFGQRERLDWRAMKRKAIQVLEDLGQAEHLPLQQRAGDLSMAQRQIIEIGRALQQDSELIIFDEPTASFSPPEVDRLFAIMRLLRERGKAMVFVSHRLEEIFDITDRITVMREGRTVASDLVTAEITPNELIQRMVGREIGNLYDRNEARVGALQLSFAADHAVPEKKILLEVRNLRSGKAVRDVSFSVRAGEIVGLAGLVGAGRSETLETIFGLRPMDGGSIHYLGQPVRFRTPAQATRQGIGMIGEDRRRQGIIPDFTVQENLLLAHLGADKSPGLGYRQHAARISQLLDELDMPEHILIAPMLGLSGGQQQKVILARWLLLEPRLLLLDEPTRGVDIGTRNTLYQIIRKIAASGIGVVVVSSDFEEVLGISDRIVVLSDGVSVAEADADLLNPEVLTMFSTPRSSAQGIRKVLQAMAHLCGGSACWMQIEEGRVYCFDLVDADKGDPGFSSKHFPSIAQTAIPTALACAGSENMTGIFTQDGSLRSTFFALSNQGGHSFGYLGVTLPVVSASTKASPDAAQLRHIIIDTMDRNDIGQLHIAALNKDVTT